A genomic region of Halobacteriovorax sp. DA5 contains the following coding sequences:
- a CDS encoding biopolymer transporter ExbD — MYRKPSRKYKNKKVERLNLIPILDSVFIFIFFLLMSANFVRIYEIGSDVPIISNSTPPKQQKERLDLTLKINASNISLHSGPNERRIFSAGKTADGEYDLFKLREKLIDLKKQYVDEKEVIFIPNANISYEELIKIMDAVRDIKKTDPEVWTKRDGQDVKVLELFNNIIFGDTQS; from the coding sequence ATGTATAGAAAACCGAGTCGAAAATATAAGAATAAGAAAGTTGAGAGACTGAATCTAATTCCAATTTTAGATTCGGTCTTCATCTTTATCTTCTTTCTTTTAATGTCAGCAAACTTCGTTAGAATTTATGAAATTGGATCTGATGTTCCAATTATCTCAAACTCTACTCCACCAAAACAACAAAAAGAAAGACTTGATCTTACGCTTAAAATCAATGCGAGTAATATCAGCCTTCACTCTGGACCAAATGAGAGGAGAATATTCTCAGCAGGAAAAACAGCTGATGGTGAATACGACCTATTTAAGTTAAGAGAAAAGTTAATTGATCTTAAGAAGCAATATGTGGATGAGAAAGAAGTTATCTTTATTCCAAATGCAAATATCTCTTATGAAGAGCTCATTAAGATTATGGATGCTGTTCGTGATATCAAGAAAACAGATCCAGAGGTTTGGACAAAGAGAGATGGTCAGGATGTAAAAGTTCTTGAGCTATTTAACAATATTATTTTTGGCGATACACAATCGTAG
- a CDS encoding RDD family protein: MDRKYLLKSAIKVARYSRILAKAIDLFIVVVLSLFLYPIGILLSIVYLTFADSIQNGQSVGKKFIGFRVISLVDGTPCSLKQSFIRNLPFIIPLVFAIIPVAGWFMAVIVGLPIVGIELYLLYKLDSGHRLGDVMADTTVMANDDTMLAIKKRKTNWFEDQGTQA; the protein is encoded by the coding sequence ATGGATAGAAAGTACCTCTTAAAATCGGCCATTAAAGTCGCTCGTTATTCACGCATCCTTGCTAAGGCAATTGACCTTTTTATTGTCGTCGTCTTATCACTATTTTTGTATCCGATTGGTATCCTTTTATCGATAGTCTATTTAACATTTGCTGATTCAATTCAAAATGGACAGTCAGTAGGGAAGAAATTTATTGGCTTTAGAGTTATCTCTTTAGTTGATGGAACGCCTTGCTCTCTAAAACAAAGTTTCATTAGAAATCTACCTTTTATTATTCCACTTGTTTTTGCCATCATTCCTGTGGCCGGTTGGTTTATGGCAGTTATCGTTGGTCTACCTATTGTTGGGATTGAATTATACCTTCTTTATAAGCTTGATTCTGGACATAGGCTAGGTGATGTTATGGCAGATACAACTGTCATGGCCAATGACGACACAATGCTTGCTATCAAAAAGCGCAAAACTAATTGGTTTGAAGATCAAGGCACGCAGGCTTAA
- a CDS encoding chloride channel protein produces the protein MKLKFNEKLLGKFLQNETAEERTFFVLTLITGVSSALIAVGLQKGVHWIQHILKTDTTFTWQSVILGGIALFISGWLTTRRFPFSEGSGIPKVRAALVVDHGRISLKDTFAKAVTTLLALGSGVSLGREGPTVTIASGVASWLGYSFHISKKRVKALVAVGAAGGIAAAFATPISAVVFTLEEVVGDLNAKVLGSIVISSVVASITGQMLTGQHHMFEQLYYKMHDHRELLFYLLIGISCAFIGPLWMKSVLAFREFNRKHMKSHKLTYMMIVFLIIALMTQVHSSVIGSGHGTLEDTLLSLILDPKVLFLMFCLKFLATSLCYSAGISGGLFMPTLLMGATLGSLIGSLASVFFPEITTNTGAYALVGMGAFFVTVIRAPFTSILIVFELTRDYNIILPLMIANIIAYMLSSKPTQNESIYEQISAQDGIHLPTRDDLEVLDQLHVEDAMIKDIVTYGATLTVSETLKDIQKYNPDLQGFPVLKNGRLLGMMSTSELKVQLAKGNGDVKIEHCCEKKIIKIYPDQSLYIALHRLKRFQISRLPVVSRLDEKRIIGILTPKDIVKQFGYQITESKEND, from the coding sequence ATGAAACTAAAGTTTAATGAAAAACTTTTAGGTAAATTCCTGCAAAATGAGACTGCAGAAGAGAGAACATTTTTTGTCCTTACGCTCATTACAGGTGTTTCATCAGCTCTTATCGCCGTTGGTCTTCAAAAAGGTGTTCACTGGATTCAACATATCCTTAAAACAGATACTACATTTACATGGCAATCCGTAATTCTTGGTGGAATCGCCCTTTTTATTTCTGGTTGGCTAACGACTCGTAGATTTCCATTCTCTGAAGGTTCGGGAATCCCAAAAGTTCGTGCGGCCTTAGTCGTTGATCACGGAAGAATCAGTTTAAAAGATACATTTGCAAAAGCAGTAACAACTCTGCTTGCTCTTGGCTCTGGTGTCTCTCTAGGAAGAGAAGGTCCAACAGTTACTATCGCCTCAGGTGTTGCCTCATGGCTTGGCTACTCATTTCATATCTCTAAAAAGAGAGTGAAGGCCCTTGTTGCAGTTGGTGCAGCTGGTGGTATTGCAGCAGCATTTGCAACTCCGATATCAGCAGTGGTTTTTACATTAGAAGAAGTTGTTGGTGACCTCAACGCAAAAGTTCTTGGTTCAATTGTTATTTCTTCAGTTGTAGCCTCAATCACTGGACAGATGCTAACTGGCCAACATCATATGTTTGAGCAGCTTTACTATAAGATGCACGACCATCGTGAACTACTTTTCTATTTATTAATTGGAATTAGCTGTGCTTTTATTGGCCCTCTTTGGATGAAGTCGGTTTTAGCATTTAGAGAATTCAATCGAAAACATATGAAGAGTCATAAGCTTACTTATATGATGATTGTTTTTCTCATTATTGCACTAATGACTCAGGTACATTCAAGTGTCATTGGAAGTGGACATGGAACTTTAGAAGATACATTGCTTTCACTAATACTCGATCCAAAAGTTTTATTTCTAATGTTTTGTTTGAAGTTTCTTGCGACTTCCCTTTGTTATTCGGCAGGAATTTCAGGTGGTCTTTTCATGCCAACACTTTTAATGGGAGCAACATTAGGAAGTTTAATTGGTTCACTAGCAAGTGTTTTCTTTCCAGAGATTACAACGAACACGGGTGCATATGCACTAGTAGGAATGGGAGCTTTCTTTGTTACAGTTATTCGCGCTCCGTTTACTTCTATCTTAATCGTGTTTGAATTAACAAGAGACTACAATATTATTTTGCCACTAATGATTGCAAATATTATTGCCTATATGCTCTCTTCAAAACCGACACAAAATGAATCTATCTACGAACAAATCTCAGCACAAGATGGTATACACTTACCAACACGAGATGACCTTGAAGTGCTTGATCAGTTACATGTAGAAGATGCAATGATAAAAGATATCGTTACATACGGTGCTACTTTAACAGTAAGTGAAACACTAAAAGATATTCAAAAATATAATCCAGACCTTCAAGGTTTTCCTGTCTTAAAAAATGGAAGACTTCTAGGAATGATGTCGACTTCAGAACTTAAAGTACAACTTGCTAAAGGTAACGGTGATGTAAAAATTGAACACTGTTGCGAAAAAAAGATTATAAAAATATATCCAGATCAAAGTTTATACATTGCCCTTCACAGACTTAAAAGGTTCCAAATCTCCCGTCTACCGGTCGTTTCGAGACTTGACGAAAAAAGAATCATTGGAATTCTTACGCCGAAAGATATTGTAAAACAATTCGGTTATCAAATCACAGAATCGAAAGAAAATGATTAA
- a CDS encoding biopolymer transporter ExbD, translating into MRNRSIRNRGIRRKKEPFDIDITSLLDILVILLVFLIRSYDTTGVILNIPKDITIPNSVSKSINEQGVVVQVSPKIIWVDDKEVHNTETYKGQLYSQGGRLILPLYNELVAKRTEIENIAKSTPNAKKFSGIVNLVIDKSLKYNYVKKLMHTAAEAGFQQYKFVVLGQE; encoded by the coding sequence ATGAGAAATCGTTCAATTAGAAATAGAGGAATCAGAAGAAAGAAGGAACCATTTGATATTGATATCACTTCCCTTCTTGATATTCTTGTTATCCTGCTAGTTTTCTTAATTAGAAGTTATGACACTACTGGCGTGATCTTAAATATCCCAAAAGATATTACTATTCCGAACTCGGTATCGAAGTCAATTAATGAGCAAGGTGTTGTGGTTCAGGTATCTCCTAAAATCATTTGGGTTGATGACAAAGAAGTTCATAATACAGAGACATATAAAGGGCAACTCTACTCACAAGGCGGACGACTTATTCTTCCTCTATATAACGAGCTAGTTGCGAAGAGAACAGAGATTGAAAATATTGCTAAATCAACTCCAAATGCTAAGAAATTCTCTGGTATTGTTAATTTAGTAATCGATAAATCTCTTAAGTATAATTATGTTAAGAAGCTTATGCACACTGCTGCTGAGGCAGGGTTTCAACAGTATAAATTCGTTGTTTTAGGACAAGAGTAG
- a CDS encoding MotA/TolQ/ExbB proton channel family protein: protein MEGTAVSSVNTIAAFFQNGGIFMWIILFIWAVGLAIGLERFFKLSFKFDVDGASFMNELRRYIMANDVEGASRVCSGSSAALPKVLRSGLERASAKPEQIQNAIDATALEIIPKVELRLNYLQLIANISTLFGLLGTIQGLIASFAAVAAADPTQKAELLAKGISQAMNTTFLGLLVAITIMIIHAFLSSKSEKIINEIDEYSVKLMDILNTEESK from the coding sequence ATGGAAGGCACAGCTGTATCATCGGTAAACACGATCGCTGCTTTTTTTCAAAACGGTGGGATCTTCATGTGGATCATTCTCTTTATCTGGGCAGTAGGTCTAGCTATTGGATTAGAAAGATTCTTTAAGTTAAGCTTTAAATTTGATGTTGATGGAGCTTCATTTATGAATGAACTTCGTCGCTATATTATGGCAAATGATGTTGAAGGTGCTTCACGTGTATGTTCTGGATCAAGTGCTGCTCTACCTAAGGTTTTAAGAAGTGGTCTCGAAAGAGCTTCTGCTAAGCCAGAGCAAATTCAAAATGCAATCGATGCAACTGCTCTTGAAATTATTCCAAAAGTAGAACTAAGACTTAACTACCTACAACTAATTGCAAATATCTCAACACTATTTGGTCTACTAGGTACGATCCAAGGTCTAATCGCTTCATTTGCTGCCGTTGCTGCTGCTGATCCAACTCAAAAAGCAGAACTACTTGCAAAAGGTATTTCACAAGCGATGAACACGACTTTCCTAGGTCTACTTGTGGCCATCACGATTATGATCATTCATGCATTCTTAAGTTCTAAGTCAGAGAAGATCATCAATGAGATTGATGAGTATTCAGTTAAGTTAATGGATATTTTAAATACAGAAGAAAGTAAGTAG
- a CDS encoding outer membrane lipoprotein-sorting protein — MKIVKLLLMLLTLSVFANDKGLEIAKKMDQANKGYIGDTSTMELVLVDSSGVEIVREMLGASGEFNGVDKSLMEFKKPLDVKGTKLLTWTWKDERDDDQWLYLPSLKRVKKINSRSKGSSFMGSEFSFEDIGGQTIEKYNYKYLKDEKVGGQKVWVVERVAKAKSSYSKVVLYVSQKYLAPVKSEYYNKRNEHIKTSSMEDFKSYTVGKRKMWRANKIVMLNLNNKKQSIFKWKNRVIGKAVNEGDLTKRKLK, encoded by the coding sequence ATGAAGATTGTTAAACTTTTATTAATGTTATTAACACTTTCTGTATTTGCTAATGATAAAGGCCTAGAGATTGCCAAAAAAATGGATCAGGCAAACAAAGGCTATATTGGTGATACATCAACGATGGAGCTTGTTTTAGTTGATTCAAGTGGTGTTGAAATTGTCCGCGAAATGCTTGGTGCTTCTGGCGAATTCAATGGTGTTGATAAGAGCTTAATGGAGTTTAAAAAACCATTAGACGTTAAAGGAACGAAACTACTTACTTGGACTTGGAAAGATGAAAGAGATGATGACCAATGGTTATACCTTCCATCTTTAAAAAGAGTTAAGAAGATTAACTCTCGATCTAAAGGTAGCTCTTTCATGGGTTCTGAATTCTCATTTGAAGATATCGGTGGTCAAACAATTGAAAAATACAATTACAAGTACCTTAAAGACGAAAAAGTTGGTGGTCAAAAGGTATGGGTTGTTGAAAGAGTGGCAAAGGCCAAAAGTTCTTATTCAAAAGTCGTACTTTACGTCTCTCAAAAGTACCTAGCTCCTGTTAAGTCGGAATACTATAACAAAAGAAATGAACATATTAAGACTTCTTCTATGGAAGATTTTAAATCTTACACTGTTGGTAAGAGAAAGATGTGGCGTGCAAATAAAATTGTTATGTTAAATCTGAACAACAAAAAACAGTCGATATTCAAATGGAAGAATAGAGTTATTGGTAAGGCCGTTAATGAAGGCGATCTTACTAAGAGGAAGTTAAAGTAA
- the polA gene encoding DNA polymerase I gives MSKKRLIVVDVSNFIFRAFFAIRSMNAPDGTPVNATYGVLSMLLKIMANYRPTHMLLARDTSGGSFRNELYDQYKANRSEPPEELVPQFALIKELIDKMGLLNVANETYEADDIIGSTVVQWKNDFDEILIASGDKDLMQFVGDNIKMLDTMKDVIYDEKGVFEKMGVRPDQIVDYLSMVGDTSDNIPGMRGIGAKGAAKLLAEHGTLEKCFEVSDTFKGKKLITAFTEHVEDAKLSKELIKIVTDIDLECKSEDSEVKFYPSEELLTFLKDLGMNSMIKRMEDLKYQLSIADGEEGEEEIASPFEHKVVTLDELKVLIKDQTALAVQTEFDSDDIHARNLIAISVSFDDNNSYFLEVNEANEKEVIELIWGDDKREVYSEHSKRDYSHILRRGLVFKAHNFDITQAHYNVSPSMRHNIEVIASNVNVKVSELDKKTPFITSLENNEAKASYTGLRSIAIFRLASQLKEELKEKELVSVYEDIDNKLIPILAEMEFEGVHLNKEYLYEMAEELQVSLEKIQKKVDSYSMNDTINLNSPKQVGEFLFNELSFPVVKKTKTGYSTDSSVLEELDAKNINEVPGLILQYRELGKILSTYVKALPEIVNKKTGKVHTSFNQHVAQTGRLSSVNPNLQNIPIRSETGRLVRKAFIATPGNLLLAADYSQVELRILAHYSEDPTMIKAFNEDKDIHAQTASEINGVALSDVTSDERSKAKAVNFGLMYGQSSFGLASALKISRKDAKAYIEKYFERFSKIKGFLDGLKEDAEKTGYSITMYGRKRFLPDIHSNNRTIKANAERMAINSPIQGTAADIIKCAMINIDAEMKKRGLKSKMILQVHDELIFDVLESELEEMKTLVKEGMENVVELKVPLKVDPAFGVNWYDLK, from the coding sequence ATGTCAAAGAAAAGATTAATCGTCGTCGACGTCAGTAACTTTATATTCCGTGCATTTTTTGCAATTCGCTCAATGAACGCCCCAGATGGTACACCTGTAAACGCAACATATGGTGTACTTTCAATGTTATTAAAAATTATGGCAAATTATAGGCCAACACATATGCTTCTTGCTCGTGATACATCGGGCGGATCTTTTAGAAATGAACTTTACGATCAGTACAAGGCCAATCGTTCAGAACCACCTGAAGAACTTGTTCCACAATTTGCTCTTATTAAAGAACTTATCGATAAGATGGGGCTTTTAAATGTTGCGAATGAAACATATGAAGCCGACGACATTATCGGCTCAACTGTTGTTCAATGGAAAAATGACTTTGATGAAATCTTAATTGCTTCAGGTGATAAGGACCTTATGCAATTTGTCGGCGACAATATCAAGATGCTCGATACGATGAAAGACGTTATCTACGATGAGAAGGGTGTCTTTGAAAAGATGGGCGTTCGTCCAGATCAAATCGTTGATTACTTATCAATGGTTGGAGATACATCGGATAATATTCCTGGAATGCGTGGGATTGGTGCAAAGGGAGCAGCAAAACTACTTGCAGAGCACGGAACACTTGAGAAGTGTTTTGAAGTGTCAGATACGTTTAAAGGTAAAAAATTAATTACAGCTTTTACTGAGCACGTTGAAGATGCAAAGCTTTCAAAAGAGTTAATTAAAATCGTTACTGATATAGATTTAGAATGTAAATCAGAAGATTCTGAAGTTAAATTTTATCCATCAGAAGAACTTCTAACTTTCCTAAAAGATCTTGGTATGAATTCAATGATCAAGAGAATGGAAGACCTTAAGTATCAACTTTCAATTGCTGATGGCGAGGAAGGGGAAGAAGAAATCGCATCTCCTTTCGAACATAAAGTGGTTACTCTTGATGAGTTAAAAGTACTTATAAAGGATCAAACTGCACTTGCTGTACAAACAGAATTTGATAGCGATGATATTCATGCACGAAACTTAATCGCAATAAGTGTTTCTTTCGATGATAACAACTCATATTTCTTAGAAGTAAATGAAGCTAATGAAAAAGAAGTTATCGAACTCATTTGGGGTGATGATAAAAGAGAAGTATATAGCGAACATTCAAAGAGAGATTATTCACATATTCTACGTCGCGGCCTAGTGTTTAAGGCCCACAACTTTGATATTACTCAGGCTCACTATAACGTAAGTCCTAGTATGAGACATAATATTGAAGTGATCGCTTCAAATGTAAACGTTAAAGTATCTGAGCTAGATAAGAAAACGCCATTTATTACTTCACTTGAAAATAATGAAGCTAAGGCTTCTTATACAGGACTTCGCTCAATTGCTATTTTTAGATTAGCTTCTCAGTTAAAAGAAGAGCTTAAAGAAAAAGAATTAGTAAGCGTTTACGAAGATATTGATAATAAACTTATCCCAATCTTAGCTGAAATGGAATTTGAGGGCGTGCACTTAAATAAAGAATATCTTTATGAAATGGCCGAAGAACTTCAAGTGTCTTTAGAGAAGATTCAAAAGAAAGTTGATTCTTATTCAATGAATGACACAATCAATTTAAATTCACCAAAACAAGTTGGAGAGTTTTTATTTAATGAATTATCGTTTCCTGTTGTTAAGAAAACAAAGACAGGATATTCAACAGACTCTTCAGTACTAGAAGAACTTGATGCTAAAAATATCAATGAAGTCCCTGGACTTATCCTTCAGTATCGTGAGCTAGGAAAAATTCTTTCTACATATGTGAAGGCACTTCCTGAAATTGTTAATAAGAAAACTGGAAAAGTTCACACTAGCTTTAACCAGCACGTTGCTCAAACGGGACGTCTTTCAAGCGTGAATCCAAACCTACAAAATATTCCAATTCGTTCAGAAACGGGACGTCTTGTTAGAAAGGCATTCATTGCTACACCTGGTAATTTACTTCTTGCAGCCGACTATTCTCAAGTAGAACTTAGAATTCTTGCTCACTATAGTGAAGATCCAACAATGATTAAGGCCTTTAACGAAGACAAGGATATTCACGCGCAAACAGCAAGTGAAATTAACGGCGTTGCACTTTCTGATGTAACAAGTGATGAACGCTCAAAAGCTAAGGCCGTTAACTTTGGTCTAATGTATGGGCAGTCTTCATTTGGTTTAGCGTCGGCTCTCAAGATTTCAAGAAAGGACGCAAAAGCATATATTGAAAAATATTTTGAAAGATTCTCAAAAATTAAAGGCTTCTTAGATGGCCTAAAAGAAGACGCAGAGAAAACTGGTTATTCAATCACAATGTATGGCAGAAAGAGATTCCTTCCTGATATTCATTCTAATAATCGTACGATAAAAGCAAATGCTGAGAGAATGGCGATTAACTCACCAATTCAAGGGACAGCTGCTGATATCATTAAATGTGCAATGATTAATATCGATGCGGAAATGAAAAAACGTGGCCTAAAGTCAAAGATGATTCTCCAGGTACACGATGAGCTTATTTTTGACGTACTTGAATCTGAGCTTGAAGAGATGAAGACACTCGTAAAAGAAGGGATGGAGAATGTTGTAGAACTTAAGGTTCCACTAAAAGTTGACCCGGCCTTTGGCGTAAACTGGTACGATCTAAAGTAA
- a CDS encoding GAF domain-containing protein, with product MDNAQKTETYQRVKRDIFAICEGESSTIAKMATISCVLKQAFPHYYWCGFYIVDPVKEKELVVGPYQGTLGCLRIPFGKGVCGTAAHTLETQIVEDVHSIANHITCDPKSQSEIVVPVFENEKLIAVLDVDSDSLASFDEVDKSNLEEIINTVFA from the coding sequence ATGGACAATGCGCAAAAAACCGAAACTTATCAAAGAGTAAAAAGAGATATCTTTGCTATTTGTGAAGGAGAAAGCAGCACTATTGCCAAAATGGCCACCATTTCTTGTGTTTTAAAACAAGCATTCCCTCATTATTACTGGTGCGGGTTCTATATTGTTGACCCTGTTAAAGAAAAAGAACTTGTTGTCGGTCCATATCAAGGAACTCTTGGCTGTCTTCGAATCCCTTTTGGTAAAGGTGTTTGCGGAACGGCCGCCCATACACTGGAAACACAAATTGTTGAAGATGTTCACTCTATAGCAAACCACATTACTTGTGACCCAAAGAGTCAGTCCGAAATAGTTGTACCAGTTTTCGAAAATGAAAAGTTAATTGCAGTTCTTGATGTTGATAGTGATTCACTTGCAAGCTTTGACGAAGTTGATAAAAGTAATTTAGAAGAAATTATCAATACTGTCTTTGCTTAA
- the trxA gene encoding thioredoxin translates to MSTVGKTDVTNFESDVLKSAKPVLVDFWAEWCGPCKTLGPVLDEVASEIGETATILKVNVDDNGELAQQYGIRGIPTMIFFKDGQATKTLVGVQTKEEIKKSLEELM, encoded by the coding sequence ATGAGTACTGTTGGTAAAACTGACGTAACAAATTTTGAATCTGATGTACTAAAAAGCGCTAAGCCTGTTCTAGTTGATTTCTGGGCAGAATGGTGTGGACCTTGTAAAACACTTGGACCAGTACTTGACGAAGTAGCATCAGAAATTGGTGAAACTGCAACAATCTTAAAAGTAAACGTTGATGACAACGGAGAGCTTGCTCAACAATACGGAATTAGAGGGATCCCAACAATGATCTTCTTTAAAGACGGTCAAGCAACTAAGACTCTAGTTGGTGTTCAAACAAAAGAAGAAATTAAGAAGTCTTTAGAAGAACTTATGTAA
- a CDS encoding AgmX/PglI C-terminal domain-containing protein: MDQGRSFYLKGKKDIRLPQKNRIILGASDSCDVRMRGAGIDDIHCLIEFSDKVSIYSMSSSKPVLVNGQEVVTMELKGGESITIGNYSFTFDSSSKLPPQQLIHPQEVVKNLPKQPKFNDERIRKDEEYQVNYPLSIDDNVKFSEYIFEEPDEIYPIFKYSIDKEAAEVIILFNGKIVSLDYIPHKDGKFYLVGANARGNDIEFPYLGKKDKVELLDIRKNDVAVGKIPGFEHRTFLNNKNAKSSLRRDDIHIFEKDNLKVFIRGTEAPPIVKTAPIFRRDKELRKYLIFCLLFFIVFAAGMMNFKVDKEIEKEKVPERIAKILYRPKQLRVTKKKNVVKNEVKKEVEKKAPIKEAVSNVEKPQKVTKSKGDPKQKSTSTPKKGTPRKGKPNNKAVVRETKKKASKPARTTNKQTTVKKLATNRKSRGKVDVYKSTSFTSSMNSLMAKGGALNSFKAGTGSSESFADDNSALSTGDSAQIQKADVKAEVGSLSSKTSGKLSSSFGTDGLVQKKQVYIAGVPYREVILGSMDRNDIMRILMENVPQFRYCYQKELDVQQKGISGVLGMEFVIGASGNVTKASVAKADKGVPISVKNCVVNHLKTIQFPRPKGGAEVGVHVPLNLNSSAY; encoded by the coding sequence GTGGATCAAGGAAGATCATTTTATTTAAAGGGTAAAAAAGATATTCGTCTACCTCAAAAGAATCGTATCATCTTAGGAGCAAGTGACTCTTGTGATGTTCGTATGAGAGGTGCCGGTATCGATGATATTCATTGTCTTATTGAATTTTCAGACAAAGTATCGATCTATAGTATGTCTTCTTCTAAGCCGGTATTAGTTAATGGACAAGAAGTTGTTACGATGGAATTAAAGGGTGGTGAATCAATTACAATTGGTAATTACTCATTTACTTTTGATTCGTCATCAAAACTTCCTCCTCAACAACTAATTCACCCACAGGAAGTTGTTAAGAACTTACCAAAGCAACCTAAGTTTAATGATGAGCGCATACGTAAGGATGAAGAGTATCAGGTAAATTACCCTTTAAGTATTGATGATAACGTAAAGTTTTCAGAATATATCTTTGAAGAGCCAGATGAAATTTATCCAATCTTTAAATATAGTATTGATAAGGAAGCGGCCGAAGTTATTATCTTATTTAATGGGAAGATTGTTTCTCTTGATTATATTCCACATAAAGATGGAAAGTTTTATTTAGTTGGTGCTAACGCTCGTGGAAATGATATAGAGTTTCCATATCTAGGTAAGAAAGACAAGGTCGAACTTTTAGATATTAGAAAGAATGATGTCGCAGTTGGGAAGATTCCTGGTTTTGAACATCGTACTTTTCTAAATAATAAAAACGCGAAGAGCTCATTACGTCGTGATGATATTCACATTTTCGAAAAAGATAACTTAAAGGTTTTTATTAGGGGTACTGAAGCTCCTCCAATTGTAAAAACGGCACCTATATTTAGACGTGATAAAGAACTAAGAAAATATCTCATCTTCTGTTTATTATTCTTCATTGTTTTTGCAGCAGGAATGATGAACTTTAAAGTCGATAAAGAAATTGAAAAAGAAAAAGTTCCAGAACGTATTGCCAAGATTCTTTACCGTCCAAAACAGCTTCGTGTAACAAAGAAGAAGAATGTCGTTAAGAATGAAGTAAAAAAAGAAGTTGAAAAGAAGGCGCCAATTAAGGAAGCGGTTTCAAACGTTGAAAAACCTCAAAAAGTAACGAAGAGTAAAGGTGATCCTAAGCAAAAGTCGACATCAACTCCAAAGAAAGGAACTCCTCGTAAAGGAAAACCAAATAATAAGGCAGTTGTAAGAGAGACTAAGAAGAAAGCTTCTAAACCAGCTCGTACAACGAATAAGCAAACAACTGTTAAAAAACTTGCTACAAATAGAAAGAGTCGTGGAAAAGTAGATGTATATAAGTCGACATCATTTACTTCTTCAATGAACTCCCTAATGGCCAAAGGTGGTGCACTAAATTCATTTAAGGCCGGTACTGGTTCAAGTGAAAGTTTTGCAGATGATAATTCTGCACTATCAACTGGAGACTCTGCTCAAATTCAAAAAGCTGATGTAAAGGCCGAAGTTGGATCTTTAAGTAGTAAGACGAGTGGTAAACTTTCATCTTCATTTGGTACAGATGGACTTGTTCAAAAGAAACAAGTTTATATAGCAGGTGTTCCTTACCGTGAAGTTATTTTAGGATCAATGGATCGTAATGACATTATGAGAATTCTGATGGAGAACGTTCCTCAGTTTAGATACTGTTACCAAAAAGAGCTTGATGTTCAACAAAAAGGTATCTCAGGTGTACTTGGTATGGAGTTTGTCATCGGTGCATCAGGTAACGTAACAAAAGCAAGTGTCGCTAAAGCAGATAAAGGCGTTCCTATAAGTGTTAAGAATTGTGTTGTTAATCATTTGAAAACAATACAATTCCCACGCCCAAAAGGTGGGGCCGAAGTTGGTGTTCACGTACCACTTAATTTAAATTCAAGCGCTTACTAA
- the gmhA gene encoding D-sedoheptulose 7-phosphate isomerase gives MSNYISHAFNHAQETLTKFIANEENFTTMEKAINEMVVAIKNGGRVISCGNGGSMCDAMHFAEELTGRFRKDRPAMPAIAIADSSHITCVANDYGFEYIFSKYVEAHGHKGDVLLAISTSGNSPNCLEAVKSAHEKGMKVVGLLGKGGGKMKELVDFPIVIEADLSDRIQEMHIKIIHTFIEGIERQVFPQNY, from the coding sequence ATGTCTAATTACATTTCCCACGCATTTAATCACGCACAAGAAACTCTAACAAAATTTATCGCGAACGAAGAAAACTTCACCACTATGGAGAAAGCGATCAATGAAATGGTTGTGGCCATAAAAAATGGAGGGCGTGTTATTAGCTGCGGAAATGGTGGTTCAATGTGCGATGCTATGCATTTTGCAGAAGAGCTAACAGGACGCTTTCGTAAAGACCGCCCAGCAATGCCAGCTATTGCTATCGCAGATTCTTCTCATATCACATGTGTGGCCAATGACTACGGTTTTGAATATATCTTTTCAAAATATGTTGAGGCCCATGGACACAAAGGAGATGTCCTTCTTGCCATCTCAACTTCAGGTAATTCACCAAATTGTCTTGAGGCCGTAAAATCAGCTCATGAAAAAGGGATGAAAGTAGTCGGTCTTCTTGGAAAAGGCGGTGGAAAGATGAAGGAGCTTGTGGACTTCCCTATCGTTATTGAAGCTGATCTTTCTGATCGTATTCAAGAAATGCATATTAAAATTATTCATACGTTCATAGAGGGAATTGAGCGACAAGTTTTCCCTCAAAATTACTAA